DNA from Prunus persica cultivar Lovell chromosome G6, Prunus_persica_NCBIv2, whole genome shotgun sequence:
tgttttttttttttttctctcttcttgttATCTGCATGTAAAAGAACAAGATGCATGCGCATGTAAGTTCaacaattatttataaaatgcaTGTTTCCTTGAAACATTTCAATCTGTCTATTAAAAGTTTTCAGTATTTGTTGGGGTTCACCAGCTATACCCTAGCAAGAACTGTAGGTCTTAGCATATAATTAATTGCTCGAGTATAACCCTAGACCATAGGGATCCTTAATGATATTATTGTTTAGTCAATTTAGATCATGACCTTCGATAATGACTCAAtcaattaaacaaattttcCACATCAGAATGATTATAACAAGACCATAAGATCCTTTACCATACGCATAAAATGAGTGAATGATGACGTTTTTATTAGAGTGCTCTTATTGTTTTATGtgtaataaaaacaaactaaTAAAAATGAACTTTGACCTAGATTTCATTTAATCAATATTTCACTTCATTTTGATGTTCATGGGATTGCACCTAATAAAAGGTTGAATCGCAGCTATTATACGCGTGataaagttttatttttatccaGATGTGTGTATTGTATGCCTTTCGTTTTTTTACTGCTTTATATGCTTTTGAAGTATTTAAGaagatttttctttataaaaaataaaaaataaaaaattattttctacTTTCTTACGagacaagaaaaatataagatTCTCGACCCGAGTCTTTAGATAAACTTTAAATACGTACAGTCATCACAAACCGCACTAATTTCATGATTTTCTAATTTGGTTTCCTTCTTCATGGTTTTTATTATGTGATAACTTCCAGTTGGAAGTGAATTAAATTCaaactattttgggtatattaacTTGCATTTGAAACCATTAGAAAAAGGGTCATCCTAAACCCAGCGGAAACATTGAGTACATTCTAAAGCAAATTCCTCTAGAGCGTGAGCTTTCAAACTTTTTAATTAAGCCATCCAAATTGAGCACCAACTACTTGGCTGTATTTGGTTATAAGTCAGATCGGGCTTCTAACTTGATAGCCATCATGCATCCACGGTATATGATATGGATGGCCCTGAATAAGACTTGGCAACCATTTATAGGCCCATAATTGAGGCTTACTCTTCCCCTTCTAAATTCGTTATTACTACTGTCATAGCGAAAATCATTTCATAACCATTCTTGCACtttccacccaaaaaaaatcattctTACACAAATTATGGGACAAGTAAAAGATGTTGATAAGGTCACGTACGTGGGTGATTTCTAATTGTTTATGAGATTCtgttttatgaattaataGTCAGAAATCATCCATAACCTCGCACATAGGTGCTTCACTGTAGCATAACTTAGTGAGTAAGTCATGGCAAATGAAAATGACTATTGacctttttccaaatttataaCATTTTAGGATTGTAAATTATGACGTTAACATGTTAAccaattttccaaaaaaaggACATCAACACATTAACCACTACCACATATTTTGGTTGCAAAATCAGGTGGGTCTCTTAAATATTGATGGGTATTATGATTGCTTGCTTCGTCTGTTTGACAAAGGCGTGGAAGAaggatttattaatttatctgCAAGGAACATTGTCATATCTGCAAAAACTGCTCAAGAGCTGATACAGAGGATGGAGGTACTGATATACGTATATACTCTACTTTTATACTATTCCTTCCATATCAAAACTGCCCTGTTTTGTACTTGTTAAATTATCTTGgtttcatcatttttttttatactaaaaGGCATttcattggttttttttaaaatttttcccCTGCAGGAATACATACCTTTGCATAATCAAGTGGCACCAACCCAAAGCTGGAATGTGGAAGAAAACCATGCAAATCATAAAAGGGCTTGATGCACTAATGAACTAATTAAGACTGACTTGAAAAATGAAGTGTTTTAGATGAAAAGCAAGGGTCgaattaatcatatatttcTATGGTCAAATTTGCCTTTCAGGATTAAGCAATATATGGATTCGGCATACCAATTATGATTGTGAATGTAATTGATATAAGACTATTTCCTTTCCCTCATGGTATATCTCTATTTACAACTTTCTGAATGCAAGTATACAACAAAGAGAGGGCGAAAAGGAAAGCTGTGTCTGCATAAACAAAGTGTTTCTGGTTTTCAAACTTGATAAACAATGTTTGAGCAAGGGAAAAGAGCAATTTTACAACTTCAGTTTTCCGGTACACACGCAAAATCAAAGTGCATCTGCTGCCTTTCAAGATATTCCCCTCTAGAAAACTCTCCATGTGCATGTGGTTAAGGGATTAAATGATTCATTGCTAATAGATTGATGCATTTACAGCTTGATTCAGTCCATATGCATCAAACAAATCATACGCATCAAACTACCAACTGTTTAAGCATTTTGCAAAACTAGTCGCCAATGATGACTTTCAGGAATGATACGGTATTTGACGAGAAAGCAGAGCATTATAAATCTATACTAGGCATTTCCTGAGTAATACCAACGCAAAAAGTTCAAAGATAAGTGTCATATGAGAGGCGCACAACTCATTCTCTGCAGTTCCAGAGAAATGTAAATGTGTTGTATCCACTTAGGCCTCGACTCATGCGCAGATAATTGTGTCACGTGTGAAGGAAAATGCAAAGAGAAAAGATAATGGCAGGTAATTTATATTCGGGAAGATGGACATTCTACTAGAGCTTGTAAGAGATAAATTGATGTGGATGTCAAAATGAGTTGAATCTATAGTACAATATAGGCTTTGAATTTCCAAccatcaataaaataaaagaacaagcaAATACAACGATAAGCCTGACCTGAATTCAACAGTATCACTCAGAAAAGtgaatcaaaatatgaaataagCAACTAGAGATCTCTCCAACCTGGTCAGCATGTGTTGATTCCATCCTTGCAATCTCCAGTTAAATTATAGAACGTTTCCACACGCGTCTTCGCCCTGTAAAGGACCTCAGTATCCACTTCAACCCTCATGTACCCGTCAAACTCAACTGGTCGTCCATCGTTTAAAATCCTAGTCTCATTGTACCACTCACTTGCATTACTCCACAGTTCTTTGTAATCATCAAGCAAATGAACCTTGTACTGAGACCTCAGTTTATCAAAGTAATTGTAGAACGGTTCATTAGTGGCTATATACAGATTCCTCCAAGGCTGAACCATCCTCTTTACCTTCTCAAGAAGCATGTCAGGGGATGTATCATAATCCAAATGAGGCCAAAGGTCCTTATTTTGTGCCTTCTCTCCTCGCACAACATGAACAGCATCAAAATCCCAGTCCATTCGCCCGCTGATCTCTGTAACAATATTCATCAATCTCTTTGATTTCCAAAGAGCGTGCCATGGCCTCTGTACGTACTTAGCAGCTTGTCCTTCACACACCCTGTACCAGTAATTTTCTGGCTCCGGACCGTCAAACTGCCTCCATATAACCgtgctcttttctttcttgagtTGCATTGGTGTGATCTTATGGCTCGCAACCTTCTTAACTGGCACTTTCCTCTTATGGCTCCGATCCCACTTCTTCCAATCCCTCAAAAATTCACCCTCCTCCACAATTGAGGCACTCTCCTTAAGATGCTCAAAATCAAAGTAATATCGAAAATCTTTCCCTTCCTTATCTTTATTACTCGGAGTATAACTCGCCGCCAAGCATACACTCAAATCCATCACAAATGTCCTGTTCAAAAACATAGCCTCACCTAAACCACACAAGAAACTCCATTGGTATTGGTTCATTCCTTTGCAATAATCCCCTCCACGTGAATAGTACAAGTACTTACCCTTCCTAAAATTCGTATCCGATCCCAAGCTTGGGATTGTATCATTAATCTGTTCGTCACGAACTGATGGGGCTATTTTAGCACCCCTAGTGCTATTACTAATCCTCCTCGGCCTTCGAGCATTAATACCCGAATGCCACCCTCCGGCATGGACCACCTTATAGGTACACTTCACTCCAAATCCAAGCTTAAACCTCCTAAAATCCCTATACTTCCTCCAAGACTTCTCCTTCTTGTTCCTAAACCTCCACAACACATCACACTCGTCCGGTTTCGACCCATTAACCGGGGTCTGATACTCCAAGAACACAATGGACTTAAAGAGCCTCAAATTAAACCTCTCCACCGCAATCAAAGCTCGAGGGTCCGAGCAATTCACTCTCTCCAAATCCTCACAATTCAATTGGGATGGGGTGGAGTTGGTGATATTGGCTTCTGATTTCTCAATCACCGCCTCGGTGATGCGGTCCTCCGAAGCCGGAGGCACGGCAGGGGCAAGTAAATCCTCACCAGTCTTGAGAATAGAATTGTCATTCTTGAAAGTGGCATTCTCAGACTCAGTGAAGAGTTTTGTTAAGGCTGGAGCTGACTCCAGCCATGGATCTGGGGGTTGGTAGGTGATGGCAATCACAGTGATTATAAGCACTGAGAACACAAACACTGAGAAGCAGAGATTGCTTATGAGCTTTATCAGGTTTTGCCCAATGGGCTCAGTGGCCGGATTTGATTCTTTCATGAGTTTTGAAGAAAACCCAGGTAGTAAAACCAATCAGATCTTGGAGTGCATGAACTAAATTTTGGTGGGTACTGAGAgaaagtagaagaaaatgaaggaactTGAGTGGAAATGAATGGGAAAGTACAGAAATTTACTTACATGAGATGTGAAACTGGAGCTGTGGAGGGTTGGTTGATGGAGATCTGCTGAGAGAGGCTCGTGGAAGGAAATATGACTTGGGTTTTACTGGTCTGTTTACTTTAGTTTCGAGGACGGTGGTTTGTATGTTAATATCAAGTGTGGAAGAGCTTCTGCTACAAGCGACAGGGAGCTTTTGGTTGGGTGGATTGTCTTTGACTCTTTGTGAAATTGTCACTTGGACTGCTTGCAATGCCACATCACTCGTCagtaaatcaaaatttgttaGAGCCCAAACTATACTATTTGGGCCTAATTTGAACAAGTGGATTTGGTGGTTGTACAAACAATGTGATAAAAGCCAATAGGAGCGTAGGGAGATGTAAATTCAGGGTTGtaaattcatttttatatATCCTTTATATCTTTGATGTAGATAATGTTTTTGTTCTAATGGGGTGGATGTAAATCCAATTTTGTTTGTATTAATATGTTTTTGTGTTAATTTTTGCTAAAGATTTGGCTCCTTAAAATTGACGATGAGCTCCTTCCAAAATAAATGGAATTTTGACACTTGTCAATTTcatttatctttatctttttatgaaattcttttaattttctatgttttggaatttgaccATTTGCTTTGAGGAGGAGCGAAGAagccaataatttttttagagttaatttttgttgtgttaggttttaaaattttttttttcagacaATGTGGAGGTAAAAACAATGTAGTAAAAGCCATTAAGGGATCGTTTGATGTGGAGGTAAAaactgctaaaatatgaatatggtttgaatactttgggtttttctttattcttctccataatgaggtatatataggagtttacatatgaaggtt
Protein-coding regions in this window:
- the LOC18775344 gene encoding uncharacterized protein LOC18775344, with product MKESNPATEPIGQNLIKLISNLCFSVFVFSVLIITVIAITYQPPDPWLESAPALTKLFTESENATFKNDNSILKTGEDLLAPAVPPASEDRITEAVIEKSEANITNSTPSQLNCEDLERVNCSDPRALIAVERFNLRLFKSIVFLEYQTPVNGSKPDECDVLWRFRNKKEKSWRKYRDFRRFKLGFGVKCTYKVVHAGGWHSGINARRPRRISNSTRGAKIAPSVRDEQINDTIPSLGSDTNFRKGKYLYYSRGGDYCKGMNQYQWSFLCGLGEAMFLNRTFVMDLSVCLAASYTPSNKDKEGKDFRYYFDFEHLKESASIVEEGEFLRDWKKWDRSHKRKVPVKKVASHKITPMQLKKEKSTVIWRQFDGPEPENYWYRVCEGQAAKYVQRPWHALWKSKRLMNIVTEISGRMDWDFDAVHVVRGEKAQNKDLWPHLDYDTSPDMLLEKVKRMVQPWRNLYIATNEPFYNYFDKLRSQYKVHLLDDYKELWSNASEWYNETRILNDGRPVEFDGYMRVEVDTEVLYRAKTRVETFYNLTGDCKDGINTC